One window from the genome of Magnolia sinica isolate HGM2019 chromosome 4, MsV1, whole genome shotgun sequence encodes:
- the LOC131244015 gene encoding COP1-interacting protein 7-like isoform X1, which produces MDPNTRLDHALFQLTPTRTRCDLVVFTERGNCEKLASGLVEPFLSHLRCAKEQISKGGYSITLQPTTDVASWFTISTLQRFVRFISTPEILERLVTIEREISQIENSIRSNDFSTSAQASATTVTGQTEEGNITSVDGNNKKSIVLSKQKGESNGDDVAQGENSKFQLQRILETRKAVLWKEQAMAYARASVAGFEEDNLDDLISFADAFGASRLREACTNFKELCKKKHEDGLWTDELAAMEACLQPELPYTRTSGIILTSENSLTQGCLPKFHVNDISNAQLEPNGSSDASVTNLTVNHASSNIDQDNSLPMLSQTPSMTGESDISHGKTQVPMSWPNQPPPYMYNFQGSVVQQMPPYQAYPFPTMQVVPPYYSVHYGNMQSPAKDPNHRPNRNKLSRKSDMSMNGKGTETSDLTSGSEDGYSDHGDSISGNEEDAYLEQDFPSDRKPLSIGQPGQKKLVKKSSKMVVIRNINYITSGVKDGISDEYSADGDLFDADSLKQKVEDAVDSLGKHHKSTERNSKKRGSRKHPGESNNSNDACDPASKACGGEKRDENWHAFQNLLLRDEESGSNKMDQDSGGTTDRSKQHLVDVQDEYCVIRSPQLGKISDNSCVFVAESKKGIVELDSFIVTERDANLDDASHLENFECNENYYRNIKKSNCNDEELLFSQRMESGGNPQNTLSDYTHEAAVLKTQGGGDWFIITPTEKMADSETTTEHSSFNGYQNSRISEDCFHTEKSKKDLLIDDSFVVPTRTLVGQCDSQWRTDMSMVSGLEQAAQHENGTSDHSNNKLGMSGTYEPDDLYMVLERDSRLEPVRASWTPEIDYTMDISFSDADKGHFSAETNGHDESTDNNILPNCKSNDNKNNGDPGKKNSSKDAKSKPLRGSLVKNRSEIISRNKKPSSLSRDAVLKSKMEKEEESRRKKEELLIQRQQRIAQRSAASGTPPVSSKSSKVESKPAPRPLEKDKQTSLPAIQETKNFSSHKSDPARSAKDHLSSAQNKHKESGPLKSSQPKKISKTMDDAAANQPASEKTMLQIELRESNQISGKERLPDQIRLLSEKTTAQVELSKSFANQSPDANQTSGLDTSVDTKEMLSSMEKNVMGCNASIQNDSLQLQGTLSFIASGQKNSYHMCTLGDKSCNQDCDNLSFPTADHSKGLGSLKFEDDRERSSASIADAPKACLQDSEEKKVLDMLASQANGCITNACSALNISQNCQILISSETSPTAGEKASNSADVDVQDGKGATHANLPSSCEISEIEIIPDSELTPPPLDGMNSELPYSRKKWAGNDGHPSAKGIKKLLLFGRKSRNSAAY; this is translated from the exons ATGGATCCAAACACTCGTCTTGATCATGCTCTCTTTCAACTCACTCCCACCAGAACCAg GTGTGATCTGGTGGTGTTCACGGAGAGGGGAAACTGCGAGAAGCTGGCGTCGGGTCTAGTAGAACCATTCCTTTCCCATCTACGGTGCGCCAAAGAGCAGATTTCCAAGGGCGGCTATTCCATCACTCTCCAACCCACCACTGATGTCGCCTCCTGGTTCACCATTTCCACCCTCCAAAG ATTCGTGCGGTTTATCAGCACTCCAGAAATCCTCGAGAGGTTGGTTACAATAGAAAGGGAAATTTCACAGATCGAGAATTCAATACGCTCCAATGACTTCTCAACCTCAGCG CAAGCTTCCGCCACCACCGTGACAGGGCAAACTGAAGAAG GCAACATAACATCTGTTGATGGAAATAACAAAAAGTCAATCGTTCTCTCCAAG CAGAAAGGTGAATCTAATGGGGATGATGTTGCACAAGGAGAAAACTCCAA GTTTCAGCTTCAGCGAATTTTGGAAACTCGGAAAGCTGTTCTTTGGAAGGAGCAAGCCATGGCATATGCTCGAGCTTCTGTAGCAGGATTTGAAGAGGATAATTTAGATGATCTCATATCTTTTGCTGATGCTTTTGGCGCATCTCGCTTAAG GGAAGCATGCACAAATTTCAAGGAACTGTGCAAGAAAAAGCACGAAGATGGACTCTGGACGGATGAATTAGCAGCCATGGAGGCATGCCTTCAACCAGAGTTACCTTACACAAGAACATCAGGAATCATTCTTACGAGTGAAAATAGCCTTACTCAGGGTTGCTTGCCAAAATTTCATGTGAATGACATCTctaatgcacaacttgagccaaaTGGCTCTTCAGATGCTTCAGTGACTAATTTGACTGTGAACCATGCAAGTTCGAACATTGATCAAG ATAATAGTTTGCCGATGTTGAGTCAGACACCATCAATGACCGGAGAGAGTGATATTTCTCATGGGAAAACTCAAGTGCCAATGTCGTGGCCGAACCAGCCACCTCCATACATGTATAATTTTCAAGGCTCTGTTGTTCAACAAATGCCTCCATATCAAGCATATCCTTTCCCCACTATGCAAGTCGTTCCTCCGTATTATTCCGTGCATTATGGAAATATGCAGTCACCTGCCAAGGACCCCAATCATCGTCCAAATCGTAACAAGTTATCCAGAAAAAGTGATATGTCCATGAATGGAAAAGGAACCGAGACTTCTGATTTAACTTCAGGATCTGAAGATGGATACTCTGACCATGGTGATTCCATTTcagggaatgaagaagatgcaTATCTGGAGCAAGATTTTCCATCTGACAGGAAGCCTTTATCAATAGGACAGCCAGGACAGAAAAAGCTTGTGAAAAAGTCCTCAAAAATGGTGGTTATCCGCAATATTAATTACATTACTTCTGGAGTGAAGGATGGCATATCTGACGAATATTCAGCTGATGGTGATTTATTTGATGCTGATTCCCTTAAACAGAAGGTAGAAGATGCTGTTGACTCATTGGGGAAACATCATAAATCAACTGAACGTAATTCTAAGAAAAGAGGTAGCCGCAAGCATCCGGGCGAGTCAAATAACTCAAATGATGCTTGTGACCCAGCTTCAAAAGCATGTGGAGGGGAGAAAAGAGATGAAAATTGGCATGCTTTCCAGAACCTTCTACTGagagatgaggagtcaggttccAACAAGATGGACCAGGACAGTGGAGGCACTACTGACAGAAGTAAACAGCACCTGGTAGATGTTCAGGATGAATATTGTGTGATACGGAGCCCGCAGTTAGGAAAGATATCGGACAATAGCTGTGTATTTGTTGCTGAATCAAAGAAGGGGATTGTTGAATTGGATTCATTCATTGTAACTGAGAGGGATGCAAATCTTGACGATGCCAGTCACTTGGAAAATTTTGAATGCAACGAAAATTATTACAGAAATATTAAGAAAAGTAACTGCAATGATGAGGAGTTACTGTTTTCACAGAGAATGGAATCTGGTGGTAATCCCCAAAATACTTTATCTGATTACACACACGAAGCAGCTGTACTAAAGACTCAAGGAGGCGGAGACTGGTTTATTATCACTCCAACAGAAAAAATGGCAGATTCAGAGACAACCACAGAACACTCTTCGTTCAATGGGTATCAAAATTCACGAATATCAGAGGATTGTTTCCACACTGAGAAAAGCAAAAAAGATCTTCTGATCGATGACTCTTTTGTGGTCCCAACTAGAACATTAGTTGGGCAATGTGATTCTCAGTGGAGAACAGATATGAGCATGGTTTCGGGCCTTGAACAAGCTGCTCAACATGAAAATGGCACCTCTGATCATTCAAACAATAAACTTGGAATGTCTGGCACCTACGAGCCTGATGATTTGTACATGGTGCTCGAGCGGGATTCAAGGCTGGAACCTGTTAGGGCATCTTGGACTCCTGAAATTGATTATACAATGGATATTTCATTCAGTGATGCAGATAAGGGGCACTTCAGTGCTGAAACAAATGGTCATGATGAGTCCACTGACAATAACATACTGCCAAACTGTAAGAGCAATGATAATAAGAACAATGGAGATCCTGGAAAAAAGAATTCAAGTAAAGATGCAAAGTCTAAACCCTTGCGTGGATCGCTTGTGAAGAACAGGTCCGAGATTATATCAAGAAACAAGAAACCATCCTCCTTGAGCAGAGATGCAGTTCTGAAAAGCAAAATGGAGAAG GAAGAAGAGAGTCGAAGAAAAAAGGAGGAACTACTTATTCAACGGCAACAGCGGATTGCTCAAAGAAGTGCGGCTAGTGGTACTCCACCAGTGTCATCCAAGAGCAGCAAAGTAGAAAGTAAACCTGCACCACGTCCTTTGGAAAAAGACAAGCAAACATCTCTGCCCGCAATTCAAGAAACAAAGAATTTTTCTTCCCATAAATCAGATCCTGCAAGGTCAGCCAAGGATCACCTTTCATCTGCACAGAACAAACATAAGGAATCTGGTCCATTAAAATCATCCCAAccaaaaaaaatcagcaaaaCTATGGATGATGCAGCAGCTAATCAACCTGCATCAGAGAAAACTATGTTGCAGATAGAGCTAAGAGAGTCAAATCAGATATCTGGGAAGGAGAGGCTTCCTGATCAGATCAGATTGTTGTCAGAAAAGACTACAGCTCAGGTAGAATTAAGCAAGTCATTTGCAAATCAATCCCCAGATGCAAATCAGACATCTGGCCTTGATACTTCTGTTGATACAAAGGAGATGCTTTCTAGCATGGAAAAAAATGTGATGGGCTGCAATGCTTCAATACAGAATGATAGTTTGCAGCTACAAGGGACATTGTCTTTCATAGCAAGTGGACAAAAAAATAGTTATCATATGTGTACTTTGGGTGATAAAAGCTGCAATCAAGATTGTGACAATTTATCATTTCCAACTGCAGATCATTCAAAAGGATTAGGTTCCTTAAAATTTGAAGATGACAGGGAAAGATCATCTGCCTCAATTGCCGATGCACCTAAAGCATGCCTGCAGGATTCTGAAGAGAAAAAAGTTCTTGACATGTTGGCTTCACAAGCCAATGGATGCATTACCAATGCTTGCTCGGCTCTAAATATTTCTCAGAACTGTCAGATACTCATCAGTTCTGAAACATCACCAACCGCTGGTGAGAAAGCTTCAAATTCTGCTGATGTAGATGTTCAAGATGGGAAAGGTGCAACACATGCAAACCTTCCATCCTCATGTGAAATTTCAGAGATAGAAATCATACCTGACTCTGAGTTGACCCCACCTCCTCTAGATGGTATGAACTCTGAACTGCCCTATTCAAGGAAGAAATGGGCTGGCAATGATGGCCATCCATCTGCAAAGGGGATCAAGAAACTTCTTCTGTTTGGTCGGAAAAGCCGCAACTCTGCTGCCTATTGA
- the LOC131244015 gene encoding COP1-interacting protein 7-like isoform X2, with amino-acid sequence MDPNTRLDHALFQLTPTRTRCDLVVFTERGNCEKLASGLVEPFLSHLRCAKEQISKGGYSITLQPTTDVASWFTISTLQRFVRFISTPEILERLVTIEREISQIENSIRSNDFSTSAQASATTVTGQTEEGNITSVDGNNKKSIVLSKKGESNGDDVAQGENSKFQLQRILETRKAVLWKEQAMAYARASVAGFEEDNLDDLISFADAFGASRLREACTNFKELCKKKHEDGLWTDELAAMEACLQPELPYTRTSGIILTSENSLTQGCLPKFHVNDISNAQLEPNGSSDASVTNLTVNHASSNIDQDNSLPMLSQTPSMTGESDISHGKTQVPMSWPNQPPPYMYNFQGSVVQQMPPYQAYPFPTMQVVPPYYSVHYGNMQSPAKDPNHRPNRNKLSRKSDMSMNGKGTETSDLTSGSEDGYSDHGDSISGNEEDAYLEQDFPSDRKPLSIGQPGQKKLVKKSSKMVVIRNINYITSGVKDGISDEYSADGDLFDADSLKQKVEDAVDSLGKHHKSTERNSKKRGSRKHPGESNNSNDACDPASKACGGEKRDENWHAFQNLLLRDEESGSNKMDQDSGGTTDRSKQHLVDVQDEYCVIRSPQLGKISDNSCVFVAESKKGIVELDSFIVTERDANLDDASHLENFECNENYYRNIKKSNCNDEELLFSQRMESGGNPQNTLSDYTHEAAVLKTQGGGDWFIITPTEKMADSETTTEHSSFNGYQNSRISEDCFHTEKSKKDLLIDDSFVVPTRTLVGQCDSQWRTDMSMVSGLEQAAQHENGTSDHSNNKLGMSGTYEPDDLYMVLERDSRLEPVRASWTPEIDYTMDISFSDADKGHFSAETNGHDESTDNNILPNCKSNDNKNNGDPGKKNSSKDAKSKPLRGSLVKNRSEIISRNKKPSSLSRDAVLKSKMEKEEESRRKKEELLIQRQQRIAQRSAASGTPPVSSKSSKVESKPAPRPLEKDKQTSLPAIQETKNFSSHKSDPARSAKDHLSSAQNKHKESGPLKSSQPKKISKTMDDAAANQPASEKTMLQIELRESNQISGKERLPDQIRLLSEKTTAQVELSKSFANQSPDANQTSGLDTSVDTKEMLSSMEKNVMGCNASIQNDSLQLQGTLSFIASGQKNSYHMCTLGDKSCNQDCDNLSFPTADHSKGLGSLKFEDDRERSSASIADAPKACLQDSEEKKVLDMLASQANGCITNACSALNISQNCQILISSETSPTAGEKASNSADVDVQDGKGATHANLPSSCEISEIEIIPDSELTPPPLDGMNSELPYSRKKWAGNDGHPSAKGIKKLLLFGRKSRNSAAY; translated from the exons ATGGATCCAAACACTCGTCTTGATCATGCTCTCTTTCAACTCACTCCCACCAGAACCAg GTGTGATCTGGTGGTGTTCACGGAGAGGGGAAACTGCGAGAAGCTGGCGTCGGGTCTAGTAGAACCATTCCTTTCCCATCTACGGTGCGCCAAAGAGCAGATTTCCAAGGGCGGCTATTCCATCACTCTCCAACCCACCACTGATGTCGCCTCCTGGTTCACCATTTCCACCCTCCAAAG ATTCGTGCGGTTTATCAGCACTCCAGAAATCCTCGAGAGGTTGGTTACAATAGAAAGGGAAATTTCACAGATCGAGAATTCAATACGCTCCAATGACTTCTCAACCTCAGCG CAAGCTTCCGCCACCACCGTGACAGGGCAAACTGAAGAAG GCAACATAACATCTGTTGATGGAAATAACAAAAAGTCAATCGTTCTCTCCAAG AAAGGTGAATCTAATGGGGATGATGTTGCACAAGGAGAAAACTCCAA GTTTCAGCTTCAGCGAATTTTGGAAACTCGGAAAGCTGTTCTTTGGAAGGAGCAAGCCATGGCATATGCTCGAGCTTCTGTAGCAGGATTTGAAGAGGATAATTTAGATGATCTCATATCTTTTGCTGATGCTTTTGGCGCATCTCGCTTAAG GGAAGCATGCACAAATTTCAAGGAACTGTGCAAGAAAAAGCACGAAGATGGACTCTGGACGGATGAATTAGCAGCCATGGAGGCATGCCTTCAACCAGAGTTACCTTACACAAGAACATCAGGAATCATTCTTACGAGTGAAAATAGCCTTACTCAGGGTTGCTTGCCAAAATTTCATGTGAATGACATCTctaatgcacaacttgagccaaaTGGCTCTTCAGATGCTTCAGTGACTAATTTGACTGTGAACCATGCAAGTTCGAACATTGATCAAG ATAATAGTTTGCCGATGTTGAGTCAGACACCATCAATGACCGGAGAGAGTGATATTTCTCATGGGAAAACTCAAGTGCCAATGTCGTGGCCGAACCAGCCACCTCCATACATGTATAATTTTCAAGGCTCTGTTGTTCAACAAATGCCTCCATATCAAGCATATCCTTTCCCCACTATGCAAGTCGTTCCTCCGTATTATTCCGTGCATTATGGAAATATGCAGTCACCTGCCAAGGACCCCAATCATCGTCCAAATCGTAACAAGTTATCCAGAAAAAGTGATATGTCCATGAATGGAAAAGGAACCGAGACTTCTGATTTAACTTCAGGATCTGAAGATGGATACTCTGACCATGGTGATTCCATTTcagggaatgaagaagatgcaTATCTGGAGCAAGATTTTCCATCTGACAGGAAGCCTTTATCAATAGGACAGCCAGGACAGAAAAAGCTTGTGAAAAAGTCCTCAAAAATGGTGGTTATCCGCAATATTAATTACATTACTTCTGGAGTGAAGGATGGCATATCTGACGAATATTCAGCTGATGGTGATTTATTTGATGCTGATTCCCTTAAACAGAAGGTAGAAGATGCTGTTGACTCATTGGGGAAACATCATAAATCAACTGAACGTAATTCTAAGAAAAGAGGTAGCCGCAAGCATCCGGGCGAGTCAAATAACTCAAATGATGCTTGTGACCCAGCTTCAAAAGCATGTGGAGGGGAGAAAAGAGATGAAAATTGGCATGCTTTCCAGAACCTTCTACTGagagatgaggagtcaggttccAACAAGATGGACCAGGACAGTGGAGGCACTACTGACAGAAGTAAACAGCACCTGGTAGATGTTCAGGATGAATATTGTGTGATACGGAGCCCGCAGTTAGGAAAGATATCGGACAATAGCTGTGTATTTGTTGCTGAATCAAAGAAGGGGATTGTTGAATTGGATTCATTCATTGTAACTGAGAGGGATGCAAATCTTGACGATGCCAGTCACTTGGAAAATTTTGAATGCAACGAAAATTATTACAGAAATATTAAGAAAAGTAACTGCAATGATGAGGAGTTACTGTTTTCACAGAGAATGGAATCTGGTGGTAATCCCCAAAATACTTTATCTGATTACACACACGAAGCAGCTGTACTAAAGACTCAAGGAGGCGGAGACTGGTTTATTATCACTCCAACAGAAAAAATGGCAGATTCAGAGACAACCACAGAACACTCTTCGTTCAATGGGTATCAAAATTCACGAATATCAGAGGATTGTTTCCACACTGAGAAAAGCAAAAAAGATCTTCTGATCGATGACTCTTTTGTGGTCCCAACTAGAACATTAGTTGGGCAATGTGATTCTCAGTGGAGAACAGATATGAGCATGGTTTCGGGCCTTGAACAAGCTGCTCAACATGAAAATGGCACCTCTGATCATTCAAACAATAAACTTGGAATGTCTGGCACCTACGAGCCTGATGATTTGTACATGGTGCTCGAGCGGGATTCAAGGCTGGAACCTGTTAGGGCATCTTGGACTCCTGAAATTGATTATACAATGGATATTTCATTCAGTGATGCAGATAAGGGGCACTTCAGTGCTGAAACAAATGGTCATGATGAGTCCACTGACAATAACATACTGCCAAACTGTAAGAGCAATGATAATAAGAACAATGGAGATCCTGGAAAAAAGAATTCAAGTAAAGATGCAAAGTCTAAACCCTTGCGTGGATCGCTTGTGAAGAACAGGTCCGAGATTATATCAAGAAACAAGAAACCATCCTCCTTGAGCAGAGATGCAGTTCTGAAAAGCAAAATGGAGAAG GAAGAAGAGAGTCGAAGAAAAAAGGAGGAACTACTTATTCAACGGCAACAGCGGATTGCTCAAAGAAGTGCGGCTAGTGGTACTCCACCAGTGTCATCCAAGAGCAGCAAAGTAGAAAGTAAACCTGCACCACGTCCTTTGGAAAAAGACAAGCAAACATCTCTGCCCGCAATTCAAGAAACAAAGAATTTTTCTTCCCATAAATCAGATCCTGCAAGGTCAGCCAAGGATCACCTTTCATCTGCACAGAACAAACATAAGGAATCTGGTCCATTAAAATCATCCCAAccaaaaaaaatcagcaaaaCTATGGATGATGCAGCAGCTAATCAACCTGCATCAGAGAAAACTATGTTGCAGATAGAGCTAAGAGAGTCAAATCAGATATCTGGGAAGGAGAGGCTTCCTGATCAGATCAGATTGTTGTCAGAAAAGACTACAGCTCAGGTAGAATTAAGCAAGTCATTTGCAAATCAATCCCCAGATGCAAATCAGACATCTGGCCTTGATACTTCTGTTGATACAAAGGAGATGCTTTCTAGCATGGAAAAAAATGTGATGGGCTGCAATGCTTCAATACAGAATGATAGTTTGCAGCTACAAGGGACATTGTCTTTCATAGCAAGTGGACAAAAAAATAGTTATCATATGTGTACTTTGGGTGATAAAAGCTGCAATCAAGATTGTGACAATTTATCATTTCCAACTGCAGATCATTCAAAAGGATTAGGTTCCTTAAAATTTGAAGATGACAGGGAAAGATCATCTGCCTCAATTGCCGATGCACCTAAAGCATGCCTGCAGGATTCTGAAGAGAAAAAAGTTCTTGACATGTTGGCTTCACAAGCCAATGGATGCATTACCAATGCTTGCTCGGCTCTAAATATTTCTCAGAACTGTCAGATACTCATCAGTTCTGAAACATCACCAACCGCTGGTGAGAAAGCTTCAAATTCTGCTGATGTAGATGTTCAAGATGGGAAAGGTGCAACACATGCAAACCTTCCATCCTCATGTGAAATTTCAGAGATAGAAATCATACCTGACTCTGAGTTGACCCCACCTCCTCTAGATGGTATGAACTCTGAACTGCCCTATTCAAGGAAGAAATGGGCTGGCAATGATGGCCATCCATCTGCAAAGGGGATCAAGAAACTTCTTCTGTTTGGTCGGAAAAGCCGCAACTCTGCTGCCTATTGA